The nucleotide sequence GACCAGCGGGTCGCCGGGGCGAGTGTATTTCGCGGCGGCGATCTTCTTGCGCATCATTGGCCAGACGCCGGCCTGCTCGAAGGCCGCCTGCATGCGCCGGAAGATGCGCGAGCGGGCGGCGGGCTCGCGGGCAGCAGCCACGCGCCGCGGCGACTCGAGGTACATCTCCACCAGGCGCGCGAGCTCCTGGGCGGGTGATTCGGCTTCGAGCGCCTTGGAGGGCGAGAGTTGCAGGGAGCCCGAGAGCGAGTCTTTCAGGCGCGCCACCAGGGCTTCGCGGTCGGCAGCGTTCGAGAGCTTCGAGCGCAACTCGGTCTCGAGGGCCTCGAGCATCTCGAGGTCGGCGTCGGGGTCGAGGCAGCGCAGGCGGCGCCAGTCGCGGGCGAACTGGACGCCAGCGAATCCGCCGGAGGCTTCCAGCAGGACGACGCCGACGTTAACGAACTCGTCCTTCACCGCGTCCGGGACGTAGCGGAGGAGGAAGAATTCGAATTGCTTGGACTCAGCCACGGATCTCCACGGATGCACACGGATAGAAGATCATTTCACCACGGAGACACGGAGGCACGGAGAAAAGCGACAAAAGCTCACCACAAAGGACACGAAGGCGGACACGAAGGACACAACCACAGACAAAGTCCGCAATGTGAACGGGATCAATCATCTGAAATCTCCGTGTCTCTGTGTCTCCGTGGTGAATCATTCTTTCCACTCCGGGAACGGGTTGCGCGAGGAGCGGCGGAAGTCGGCGATGAGCTGGCGCACGCGGGGCCGGCGCCGGACGAGTTCCGCGACAAGCTTCTCCATCGCTTCCCAGTCTCCTTCATACCACTCGGGCGGGATTTCGGATGCCAGTTCGCCCAGAGCCGCCGAGTCCAGGGCCTCTAGGCGCGAGAGCCAGGGCTCGAGCGATTCCCAGCCGCGGATGCCGGCGTACACGGCATTCGAGGCGTGGACGCCGCGCAAGGGCGAATCCGGAAAGCTCCATTCGCCGGCGTTGAAACAGTAGCCCTGGTCGATGAAGCTGACCGTGTACTTGCGTTGGCGCGGCGCGCGCCAATAGACCGCCTGGCGGCCGTTGGCGTTGCAGGTCCACTTGTCCAGCGCCAGCACGCCAGCGAAGGCATCCAGGTTGCGAACTTTTTCCAGCAGCACCTCCGGCAGATAGTCGAAAACCTGTCCCGCCGCGGGATCCACCGCGTAACGCGAACCGAATTGTAGTCCCGGTCGGCAGGGCAACGCCTTCCCGGAGAGCTGCACGGTCAGGTCCGGGGTGTGGGCGATGAGCCATTGCGAGACCTCGATGACGGCGGGCACGGGCACCGGCAAGCCCAGCCGTTCCGCCAGCCGTGTAGCAAGCAATTCGTTGGCCAGAACCCGCAGATGCTGCGGGTTGTTCTGGAACTTGACTACGTAGAAGTGGCCGTCGGAGGCGCGCATGAGGTGCGCCTGCGCGCCGCCACGCAGCCGGCGGACGTGTTGGACGGCGTGGAGAGGCAAGCGGCGGATTGTAAGAAAGCGATAAGCAATAAGCAATTAGCACTTAGCAGTTAGCACTTAGCCCCGCAGGCCCACTGCTGAGTCCATCTCCGAAGGTGCAGTGGCTAAATGCTAAGTGCTGATTGCCAACTGCTGCCTCTCTTACCGTTCCGGGAGGGCGGCGAGCGCGAGATTCCCGGAGTGGGAATCGAGGCCGGGCAGCTCACTGCGGACGGCGAGGGCGATGGCCATGGCCAGGACGCAGTCGTCGTTCGCGCCGGAGAGGGCGCCGGCCGAACCCTCGGGGCGGCGGACGAAGGTGCGACACTCCTCCAGCAGGCGCCGGCTGGAGAACAGATCGGGCGCTACCGCAAGCACCGCGCCCAGATTCTCAATCATGGGCGGACGGGTGAGAGCGGAGGTGAGCCAGCCCAGATTGTTTCCCTTCTGGTACAGGTGATGATAGCGCTCCGCCATCTGCAGATAGGCGAGCACTGCGTGGCCGTGGTTGTTGCGCTCGACGGCGACCAGCGCCTGGTTGTATTCCCGGGCGAGGGCGGCGACGCGCGCGGCCAGCTCGGCGGGCGGGAAGTGTCCGCGAAGTTCGGCGCATTGCAGGGCTTTTTCCCGCTCGATGACCTGGGCGCAGGCGTAATCGCCTTCGACGCCGCCGCCGGCCGGATCGACGCCGAGGATGTACTGACGTCCGGAGACCGGCGGCCAGAAAATCTGCAG is from Terriglobales bacterium and encodes:
- a CDS encoding DUF3037 domain-containing protein — its product is MAESKQFEFFLLRYVPDAVKDEFVNVGVVLLEASGGFAGVQFARDWRRLRCLDPDADLEMLEALETELRSKLSNAADREALVARLKDSLSGSLQLSPSKALEAESPAQELARLVEMYLESPRRVAAAREPAARSRIFRRMQAAFEQAGVWPMMRKKIAAAKYTRPGDPLVIDCGYQPNGVVKMFHALSLQADPNSAKLLAFSFPQVAEGIARLENAQAELTAVVENDLERASEPVAYALDVLAQARITVATTAALPEIAERARKDLRVG
- a CDS encoding HipA family kinase, whose protein sequence is MPLHAVQHVRRLRGGAQAHLMRASDGHFYVVKFQNNPQHLRVLANELLATRLAERLGLPVPVPAVIEVSQWLIAHTPDLTVQLSGKALPCRPGLQFGSRYAVDPAAGQVFDYLPEVLLEKVRNLDAFAGVLALDKWTCNANGRQAVYWRAPRQRKYTVSFIDQGYCFNAGEWSFPDSPLRGVHASNAVYAGIRGWESLEPWLSRLEALDSAALGELASEIPPEWYEGDWEAMEKLVAELVRRRPRVRQLIADFRRSSRNPFPEWKE